In one Halorubrum sp. CBA1229 genomic region, the following are encoded:
- a CDS encoding NUDIX domain-containing protein, producing METTRHFTATTYVVNDGATALHAHDRLGIRLPPGGHVDRDELPHEAALREVREETGLEAELVATESSIAGPNTRGLPEPAHLMLHDINVREDGSVGHQHVDHLYYARVDSREMAPNGDGEVDPDAWRWYDPTELAASDLQQDVIELGREAIATVGDA from the coding sequence ATGGAGACCACCCGTCACTTCACCGCGACGACGTACGTCGTCAACGACGGCGCGACCGCGCTCCACGCCCACGACCGGCTCGGGATCCGCCTCCCGCCGGGCGGCCACGTCGACCGCGACGAGCTTCCCCACGAGGCGGCGCTCCGCGAGGTCCGCGAGGAGACCGGGCTGGAGGCCGAGCTGGTCGCGACCGAGTCGTCGATCGCGGGACCGAACACCCGCGGGCTCCCGGAGCCGGCCCACCTCATGCTCCACGACATCAACGTCCGCGAGGACGGATCGGTGGGCCACCAGCACGTCGATCACCTCTACTACGCCCGCGTCGACTCCCGCGAGATGGCGCCGAACGGCGACGGCGAGGTCGACCCGGACGCGTGGCGCTGGTACGACCCGACCGAGCTGGCCGCGAGCGACCTGCAACAGGACGTGATCGAGCTCGGCCGCGAGGCGATCGCGACCGTCGGGGACGCGTAG